The sequence CGTAATTAGCCGATTGCGCTAATACTGCACAATTAACAAAATCTTTAATCTGTTTCTCGATCCCCTCTTCATCCAGCTCAGTCGGCTTAAACGGATTAATCGGTGCTTTAATTGCACTGGGGCCCACCGATTTTGGGCTGTAGGCATAGCGACCGGCATGCAGAATCTGCATACAAATCTTACCGCCCGCCTCATGCACTGCCTGGGTAACAACTTTATGTTTTTCAGCCTCTTCTGGTGTGCTCAATTTGGCAGCGCCAGCATAGACACTGCCTTCCTCGTTCGGACCAATACCACCGGTGACCATCAAGCCCACACCGCCACGTGCACGCTCGGCAAAATACGCAGCCATACGCTCAAAACCATTGGGACGCTCTTCAAGCCCGGTGTGCATGGAACCCATCAGCACGCGGTTTTTTAGCGTAGTAAAACCTAAATCAAGCGGGGCCATTAAATGAGGGTAATGTGGATTTGACATCGAGACTCTCCAAAACAGACAAACACAGAGTGCTGATTTTGCTGCGGCACACAGGCTCGCAAATCAGTCAATTAATGATTTATACAATAGACAGCTCACAAAGGCTTCTCAATGACCTCTTTTAACAGAATCATGACTATAATGAACATCTAGCTTAAAACACATTGAGTCTCAGCAATGAATACAACACGCCCCAATACGCGCCTTGGTGATTTATCCGTTGCCTTTACCCACAGCATCGCCGCAGCTATTGTGCAGCAGGGTTATTGCCCAACTGCGTTATTTGAGCGTTTTGAACTCGACTCAGAGCGTTTAGCGCAGCCACATGCGCGCCTGTCTATTCCACGCTATATGCGCCTCGGGCATGCCGCCATTGAGCTGACAGGCAATCCTGCCCTGGGCTTAGTCATGGGCCAGCAGAGTATGCTAACTCACTTGGGCTTAGCAGGCGTTACTGCGGCACAAGCACCCACTGTACGCGCAGCAGCACGCTGCATCAGTCGCTTTGAACCCCTGTATGCACAAAACTATCGTGGTGCTAGTCAGCTGCTTGAGGACAATAATGGGGCTTGGTTTAGTTTTTATTCTATTGCGCCGTATAACGCTTACAATTACTTTGTAGTTGAGTCGGTTTTATTGGGTTGGATCAACCATTTGCGTCAAGTTTGCCAGGCTGATATTGAAATTGAATTACTGCAAATTGAGTTTGCTGAGCCTGCCTATGCAGCAGCGTTTACCCAGCAGCTTAACTGTCCAATTGAATTTAATGCCAAGCACAATCGCATGCGCTTAAATCAAAAAAGCCTTGCCCTGCTCAACCCACAACACTGCCCCAGTACCTGGCATGCCTTGCAACAACTATGTGAAGAGCAATTAGCCTTAAAGACCCGTAACCACAGCTTAATTGAACAAGTAAGCCAGTTAATCGCACCTGTATTAAAAAATGGCGAGCCCAGCATCAAACAGATTGCACAGAAACTGCAGCTGCCAGAATGGACATTACGCCGAAAACTAGCTGCGCACGGCACGCAGTTTCGCGAACTGGTCAACCAAACCCGCTTCGACTTGGCCAGCAGCTATATTCGCGATACTGAGCTCACCTTTGGTGAAATCTCTTGGCTATTGGGCTTTTCATCGCCTGAGGCTTTTCAGCGTGCGTTTAAGCGCTGGGCTAAGCAAACACCCGGCGAGTTTCGTCATGCCGTGGTGCGACGTTAAAAGCAGTACAACAGTATTGCGGTCTCAGTAGTAGACTGCACCGAACAAAGAATCAGCTTATGTTTTGTAGCACGAACTTAGCTTCAACACCTTTACGCGATCAACAAGAAATACAGAATGTCTATATACAGTGGGTTAGACACCGCTATAATCCATTGTAAGTACGTGCTTTTTGCCAACTATTCCTTTGGTGACTTTTAATATTTATGTATAAAATTTTCGAAACAGTAGACGATGTTTCCCGCTACACCGCGCAGCGTCTTATTGCAAAAATTACTGCGGCGCCTGCTGCTAAATTAGGCCTTGCCACCGGCAGCACTATGAAGCCTGTCTACGCTAAGCTTTTAGAGTACATACAACAGGCACCCCTGGATGTGTCACAACTGACCACATTCAACTTAGATGAGTATATGGGTTTAGCCCCCCAGCACCCGCAAAGTTATAACTATTTTATGTATGAGCACCTGTTCAATCATCTCAATATACCCGCTGACCACATTCACCTACCAGATGGTTTAGCCACTGATACTGAATCGGTCTGCAGCGCATACTCAAGTATCATTCAAACCCTTGGCGGATTGGATTTACAGTTGCTGGGCATTGGTTCAAATGGCCATATTGGTTTTAACGAACCGCAAACCAGCTTTGCCAGTCGCACCCATGTCGTCCAACTGTCTGAGCAAACCCGTATTGATAATAGTCGCTTCTTTGCTGAACAAAGCCAGATGCCTACCTACGCTATCACCATGGGTATCCAAGATATCTTAGATGCTAAAGAAATTATTCTCGTTGCAACTGGCAGCAATAAAAGCAACATCATGGCGCAGTTTTTTAACAGTGAAATTGATGAACAACTGCCTGCATCAGCCCTTAAACAGCATAAAAACTTAACCATTGTGCTGGATCGTGAAGCAGCAGCTCTGCTTCCGGAACAGACATTAAAAAGCGCTATCTAAGCGTTTCCTAACTGAGGATAAACATTATGCGCGCCTATTTAACTGGATTTTTGGGACTGCTATTTGCCGCTCAAGCCTGTGCTTTATCACTCAATGATCTAAGCCAAAACCAAGCTGGTGACGGCATGAAAGCCATGCTTGAGCAAAGCACGCGTATCGCCGTTGAGCAGTTGAGTAAACCTGGCGGTTTTAATAAGAACCCTGACGTGCGTATCGAGTTGCCGGGCAACCTTGGTAAAATAGCACGCACCATGAAAATGTTCGGACAAGGTCAGCACGTTACAGCCTTAGAGGACAGCATGAACCGCGCCGCCGAAGCGGCAGTACCTCACGCACAAGAACTGCTGCTCGATGCTGTGAAAAAAATGACCATTAGTGATGCCAAAAGCATTTTGAGCGGTCCAGATAACTCAGCGACAGCCTACCTCGATAAAAGTAGCCGTGAGCAATTACGCACCCGCTTTTTACCGATGATTGAACAAGTCACCCAGTCCTCTGGATTGGCACAGCAGTACAATGCCTTTGCACGCCAAGCCTCCAGTTTTGGCATGATCGATGCTAAGGATGCTTCAATCGAGAGCTATGTGACCGAGCAAGCATTGGATGGTTTATTTACTATCATCGCTGAACAAGAAGCCTCAATCCGCCAAAACCCTGCACAAGCGGCCAGTGATGTCGCTAAAAAAGTATTCGATCTGCTGCGCTAAGCCTACAATCTAACTCTAGTGCTACAAAAACACCGCCAATTGGCGGTGTTTTTGTAGGCGGGTGCTTATCACTTAACAAGCACCGCTTAAGCCTGGCTACTTCTCAACAAATGCACGCTCAATCACATAATCACCCGCTGTACCTAAACGCGGTGATACTTTAAAGCCAAGCTCGTTGAGCAGGCTGCTGGTGTCATCCAGCATCTCTGGGCCACCGCAAATCATCACACGATCATGCTCAGGATTGATCGCGGGCAAACCGATGTCTGTAAATAACGTACCGCTGCGCATCAGCTCGGTAATGCGCCCTTGGTTGCGAAACGGCTCGCGAGTCACGGTCGGATAATAAATTAACTGATCACGCAGCTGCTCTCCAAAAAACTCATTTTGCGGTAAGTTCTCAGTAATAAAATCACTATAGGCAACATCACTGACATGACGCACACCGTGCACCAAAATCACTTTTTCGAAGCGTTCATAGGTTTCAGGGTCTTGAATCACGCTAATAAAAGGTGCCAAGCCGGTACCGGTACTGAGCAAATACAAATGCTTACCCGGCAGCAAATCCCCCAGCAATAAAGTGCCGGTAGGTTTTTTGCTGACCCTAATTTGATCCCCTACTTTAAGGTGCTGCAAACGCGAAGTCAGCGGACCATCAGGCACTTTAATACTGAAAAACTCTAAATGATCTTCGTAATTGGGGCTGACAATTGAATAGGCACGCATTAAGGGTCGGCCTTCTACTTCAAGACCAATCATCACAAACTGCCCGTTTTCAAAACGCAACCCAGGATTACGGGTGGTTTTAAAACTGAATAGGCTGTCATTCCAGTGATGAACACTTAAGGAGCCTCTGAATAACTCCCCACTTTTTGCGATAATAGCCGCATCGACCTTTTTTTTG comes from Pseudomonas sp. C27(2019) and encodes:
- a CDS encoding AraC family transcriptional regulator, with amino-acid sequence MNTTRPNTRLGDLSVAFTHSIAAAIVQQGYCPTALFERFELDSERLAQPHARLSIPRYMRLGHAAIELTGNPALGLVMGQQSMLTHLGLAGVTAAQAPTVRAAARCISRFEPLYAQNYRGASQLLEDNNGAWFSFYSIAPYNAYNYFVVESVLLGWINHLRQVCQADIEIELLQIEFAEPAYAAAFTQQLNCPIEFNAKHNRMRLNQKSLALLNPQHCPSTWHALQQLCEEQLALKTRNHSLIEQVSQLIAPVLKNGEPSIKQIAQKLQLPEWTLRRKLAAHGTQFRELVNQTRFDLASSYIRDTELTFGEISWLLGFSSPEAFQRAFKRWAKQTPGEFRHAVVRR
- the nagB gene encoding glucosamine-6-phosphate deaminase, whose translation is MYKIFETVDDVSRYTAQRLIAKITAAPAAKLGLATGSTMKPVYAKLLEYIQQAPLDVSQLTTFNLDEYMGLAPQHPQSYNYFMYEHLFNHLNIPADHIHLPDGLATDTESVCSAYSSIIQTLGGLDLQLLGIGSNGHIGFNEPQTSFASRTHVVQLSEQTRIDNSRFFAEQSQMPTYAITMGIQDILDAKEIILVATGSNKSNIMAQFFNSEIDEQLPASALKQHKNLTIVLDREAAALLPEQTLKSAI
- a CDS encoding DUF4197 domain-containing protein is translated as MRAYLTGFLGLLFAAQACALSLNDLSQNQAGDGMKAMLEQSTRIAVEQLSKPGGFNKNPDVRIELPGNLGKIARTMKMFGQGQHVTALEDSMNRAAEAAVPHAQELLLDAVKKMTISDAKSILSGPDNSATAYLDKSSREQLRTRFLPMIEQVTQSSGLAQQYNAFARQASSFGMIDAKDASIESYVTEQALDGLFTIIAEQEASIRQNPAQAASDVAKKVFDLLR
- a CDS encoding ferredoxin--NADP reductase, which encodes MAKSGELFRGSLSVHHWNDSLFSFKTTRNPGLRFENGQFVMIGLEVEGRPLMRAYSIVSPNYEDHLEFFSIKVPDGPLTSRLQHLKVGDQIRVSKKPTGTLLLGDLLPGKHLYLLSTGTGLAPFISVIQDPETYERFEKVILVHGVRHVSDVAYSDFITENLPQNEFFGEQLRDQLIYYPTVTREPFRNQGRITELMRSGTLFTDIGLPAINPEHDRVMICGGPEMLDDTSSLLNELGFKVSPRLGTAGDYVIERAFVEK